TATTGTTTTTCCAGTAGAGAAACCTGACCCTCAAAAAGCGCTAGACGCTGAACTTGAGCAAATCCCTTCCTCCAACCACTTCTCCTCCAAGGACAAAGCTATGATCATGGACGACATGCGCAACGCGATCCCAAAGGAATATGCCAAGACCCTCCCAGAGGCAGCTGAAACCCAACTTGCGGCAATGCAGTCCAGTATGCTGGATATGAGTAACATCGATCTTTTTATTTCTTCAATATTTTAACACATTTTTCTTTTCAAGTGTTCAACATTTTCGCACCTTCTAATTTCTTTTGCCGCCAACATGTTTTTATTCAGCTAGACTCATTGAAGGTCTAGCGTACTGCTCTTTGCAAGGAAGAGTTCAAGGCACGCAAGGCCGCCCTTCAAGTCAGGGAGCACCATATGTTCACCTTAGAGAAACTCCTTCTGGATATGCCGGAGACGATCAACTCCCAAGTCGCGTCCCTAACTACTCTTTGTGCTGACAATACAACTAAAATGCTACACAAGTTATAACTATTACAtctgtttcaaaatgatctttacgtttTACATTTTAGTCTATTTCATAATGTTTTTTTACATTGTGCTTTATCTACTTTCGGACCAGAAAATTTACAACCTTACCCTTCTCatccacaatatttacaattttccacaCACTATCTCttacttttttcatttttttcttacacacccATATTTTTACACATCTATCTTACCttatctatattttattatatccatcaactttttacacatttttctaattttgtcttaatatttgtgcaactGAAAAGATATGTGTGAAATTGAGGTATTATATGTATGGGAAGGTTTCCATCCACATATAGCAATAGTAGTGCTTTTGTTTGCTACCTTGCATTGATTTGTGTAGAAATATTTACGAGTTTATTActaataaataagttaattttgCTTTGCATAAACAAGTATAGTAGATACATATATCTATTTTCTCCATCTATCCTATCTTAATGAATAAATCCCGTCCCTTTACATGCTCAAAGTGATATATGTCACAGGGCCTCACATTATAGAGGGCCCCGAAATTGCCAAAAAAATTGTAATAAAgcccaaaatttataaaataaaatatgtatGTGCCTGTGAAGAGTGGGGCCATGTGGGGcttctctactttctctctttaCTTTGTTTATTGTTCTCAATTTCTCTGCATTTTCTGTTCAAGTCAGAAGACTTGTGTCAACCAACCActacttattttattttctcaaaACAAACTTGTATTTCTCTAATCCCTATAACAGTAATTACTACCACGTCCTAGTTTCTTTACGGAAAAAAAGTTCTTAAAAATAGTTTAAAAAATTGGGGGCCTATCTTGAACAGTAGCACAGGGCCTCAATTTTCTTTGGGCCGGCCCTGATGAATAATCTTATCTCCACCTTGAAGAGTTTCCTCCTACTACGCACTACCATTATTCAGTATTTACCATGTTTATCTAGCTAGCATGCAGACAAGTATAATGGCGCACTTAAGGTTAATACTAAGGCTCATCTTGTATTGGTGCTGTTTACGCGTGCCGCATGCGCACTATTTGTATATGGCATGACAATGCATCCTTTCATACCCACAATGTTACTCAACATTAAatatttgtatatatatatacacacacatGTACATGATCGAGAGGAGTATAATTAACATATTCCCCTAGGAAAAGTAACGTTTTTtcgtacaaatttcaattatgagCTTGAAAATCTCTCTTTCGTCCTTGCTGTTTTTCTACTTTGTGTTctttatctcttcacattacAAAGAAACTGATGCTTCTATGGCGTCTAAAAATGGCAATGTTTATATAGTGTACATGGGAGATAACAAGAATAACAATGATATGCTTCTTAACTCTCTGTTAAGAAGGTATGCCACATGTCTATATTCATGTTATGCTAATTTTTATACAAGCACAACTATGGGATAGCTTTTCAGATCATGTGATCAGTTTAACTTGAATTAGTTAACTTGAATAAGAATTAATTTGTTTCCAATGCATTTGTTCTTTGGGTTGTGAGATGTAATGgattaaatcaaaatggctcttaaaacctcttcgcttcctttcaaTGTAAGGTTGTGTACACCCGACCACCCctttaccccgcttcttgcgggagcctctttgaggcaattgggtaatgataatgataatgaatgattattaataattaagaatttgttgttgttgttgttgttgtaggaATAAGAATGCTTTAGTTTATAGGTACAAGAATGGATTTTCAGGATTTGCTGCGCGGCTAACAGACTTAGAGGTACGTCAACTGAGTGAACATCCAGGAGTTGTGTCTGTGTTCCCAGATCCCATGCTTCAACTTCATACAACGCGTTCATGGGATTTCTTGCAATACGAAACTTCTGTGTTGATTTACTCCCAACCGCGCTTTAATGCTCCTCTGTTGGCCTCTAAAGGTTCAGATACTATTATTGGCATTTTAGATACAGGTAAATTTTCATTTTATATGCTAATATTTGTCAAATTCTTGTGGGTGAGTTGGTTTTGACCATCCATGACCTAAAATCCTAGGTATCTGGCCAGAATCGGAGAGCTTTCGTGACACAGGAATGGACTTAATTCCATCAAGGTGGAAAGGGAAATGTATGGATGGAGAAAACTTTACTTCTTCTGATTGTAACAAGTATGTTTGAAATTATACCCAACTATACAAATATATTAGATAATGTAATATGTCAGAATTGTGTGTCACTAACGTAACTTAATTTGTAGAAAGTTGATAGGAGCGAGATACTACAAAGACGAAGACAGTGACACAAAAATTCAGTCAGCTAGAGATCAAATAGGACATGGAACACATGTTGCATCAACAGCAGCAGGTGTATCAGTAGAAAATGCTTCATACTATGGGTTGGCTAATGGAGCAGCAAGAGGTGGATCTCCAACATCACACATAGCTATGTATCGTGTGTGCTTCTCTGATGGATGTCCTGGATCTGCTATCTTGGCTGCTTTTGATGACGCGATAGCAGATGGTGTTGATCTGCTGTCTTTATCACTTGGAGCTTCATCTGCATTTACACCTGATTTCTCCACTGATCCTATTGCTATAGGTGCATTTCATGCAGTCCAGAAAGGGATTACCGTTCTTTGCTCTGCAGGTAATGACGGCCCTTCTCCTCAATCTGTAGTCAATGTGGCTCCTTGGATCATTACTATTGCTGCCACTACCATTGATCGTGACCTCCAATCTGATGTTGTCTTAGGCAACAACAAAGTCATTAAGGTAATATTGTTTATTAGCTTAGGTTGTACTGTACACTAGTAAAATATGTTCTTCTAATGACTCACTCTTTCTTGGAATTTCAGGGTGAATCCATCAACTTCTCAGAACTCGGAAACTCCCCAAAATACCCATTGATCTCTGGTGTTGCTGCCAAGACTAAGTCTGCAACTGAAGATGAAGCAAGGTTGATTTTCTACCTTTTTGTTTTTACTTCAACAAAGTTCAGGTTCAGCATGTTAATATTCATCGAGTTTTTCCCAGGAATTGCTACCCTGACTCAATTGATGCAGAAAAGATCAAAGGAAAAATAGTGCTTTGTCAGCATCCAGACAAAAGTCGTTACAGTATGAGGGCAAAACTAACGGTAGTTAAGAATGGTGGCGGTGTAggaattataataattaatgaTAAAACGCGATTAGTTGCCAGTAATTCAGGCACCTTTCCAATGACTGTGATTACCACAGAGGATAGTGCAGAAATCCTTGCATACATGAACGCGACTGAGTAAGATATATATCctagattatgctcataattcATTATTTCATATAGTAAGAGTATATGCTAATATAATACAACTTTGTTAAAGAAATTCGGTTGCAACAATCTTAGCTACGAAAACAGTCCCCACATTTAAGCCAGCTCCAACACTTGCCTATTTCTCAGCAAGAGGTCCATCAGCAGGCCTCAATAACCTTCTCAAGGTATACTTAATTtgattcatgttttttttgttgAGGAACAATCTATATAATTGACAAGTGACTAACAAGGAATGTTCAACTCCACGTAATTTTGCAGCCTGATATTGCAGCACCAGGAGTAAATATTCTTGCAGCGTGGATAGCTAACGACAAATCAGGAGAAACCACACCTGAGGGAAAAGAACCTCCTGAATTCAACCTGCTTTCTGGAACTTCTATGGCTTGCCCACATGCTGCAGGCATTGCTGCCAACATCAAATCTCAGAATCCCACCTGGAGTCCTGCTGCTATAAGATCTTCTATGATCACAACTGGTAAGTGAACCAATGACCAACCAAACACACCTACGGACACTAGCTAAAGATTTAACTCTTATTTGCAGCGATTCAAACCAACAATTTGAAACAACCCATAACCACACAAACAGGAGAGGATGCCACACCATATGATTTCGGAGCAGGGGAGGTAAGCCCCACAGGAGGAATTCAACCAGGATTGGTTTATGACATTGACCCAACAGACTACTTGCAGTTTCTGTGTTACTATGGATATGATACCTCCACTATAAAGCTTATTGCAGCTCAACTTCCAAGTGGATTTTCTTGCCCTAAAAATTCAAGCGCGGACATGATATCGAATATCAACTACCCATCAATAGCTGTATCTATTAATGCTACAACAGGTCCTGTGACAGTTAAGAGGACTGTCACTAATGTCGATAATGATGAAGCCACAATCTATACTGTTCTTATAGATAAACCTGCAGGACTAGAGGTAAATGTAAGTCCTAATCAACTCAAATTTACAGCAGACGCCAACAAGTTGAGTTATGAGGTTACGTTTTCTCCTCCTTCTTCTGTTAAGGGAAATATGTTTGGGGCGGTCACATGGACAAACAACAAGTACAAAGTTAGAAGTCCTTTTGTTGTAAGCTTAAATGGAGTTTAGTTTTTGTTTGATAATTAAGTCGAGGTTAGTAGGTTACTGCCTACACTTCTATTGTACGTAATGATGGTATTGGCTCTACTTATTGGACTTAAAGCATAAAGGCAATATTTGTTTATGTTTTACAAAGGTTTCAACTCTTAGCATAACTTACTTATTTGTTAAGACAATATTCTGTAAGTAATATTTGTCCATAGTTAGCCTAATGTAATAATGTAAAGTAGGGTTACATAGGATTACTATATATTGTGAATAATTAATGAAAGCCTCCTCAAGGAGAATTATTCCATCTTACATGTATCAAGCCCTAACCCTTGCCACCTCTTCCTCTCCGTTTTTCTTCTCTGattattcttttcttttcttcaccATGACTGACGGCGAGGAAACTCCGACCTCTGCTGCTACCTCTATGACCACGGTGGCCAATGCTTATCCCCCGGCATTGGGTGTCACAAACATCCGTGGTCTTGTTTCTCTTGTTCTTGATGTCAACAAGGTCCAGTACTCACCTTGGGCTACGCTCTTTCGTACCCATGCTAAGGTTTTCAATGTCCTCGACCATATTGACCCGACTGTCGCACGTCCGACGGACCTCTCTGATGAGATGTGGGAACGGCTTGATGTTGCCGTTCTCCAATGAATTTATGGCACGATTTCAACTTATCTTCTCTACAAAATTCTAGATGAAAAGGCTACGGCTATGGTGGCTTGGGATAAGTTGCGTCACCTTTTCCAGAATAATAAGGGGAGTCGAGTTGTGCATCTTGAGAACCGTTTCGGTTCCATAAAACTCCAGAACTGTGTTTCTCTGGATGATTATTGCTCTGCTTTGAAGGATGTTTCTGATCAATTGGCTGCGATTGGTCACCCCGTATCGGAAGAACGCCTGGTTCTTCAGTTGGCTGCGAAGCTAACACCGGAGTACAAAACGATTGGTACGTTGATTCAGCAAAGTAACCCCCTGCCCTCTTTTCTCTAGGCATGCTCCATGCTCGATCTTGAACGACAAACCGAAGACGCCAATGAGTACAGTGGGTCTGCTCCACCGACGGCGTTGGTCGTTGCGGCGGATACCTCTTCCGTTGCGGCTCACCCACATTCTGGTGGTGGCCGGAATTCCCATGATAACTCTGGCGGGAGGAAAAGGGAAACGAAAGGGGAAGAAGAATTGGAACAACAAGAATGGCTCCGGAAAGAACAACGGCAACAACAACCGTGGTTAAACAACTCACGGTAATGTCCAGCAGGTTTCGGTTCCTTGGGTTGGCCCATTGGGACCTTACTTCTCTTCTTGTCCCTATCCATCTATGTCGGCCCAATGGAGAGCTCCTATGCCACAAGCCCAGCAGTACTCTGGTCAAGGGGTGTCGGGCCCTGCTCCAAGGCAGTCCAACAGTGCATTTCTAGTCCATGGTGGTaccaactgaaggaaataatgcccttggtccaagtatgcatttaatgttaagtctaataaatgcggttcagttttaattaacaagttaataaattcagtgagatcaagtgagctgaatgcctagctagaggccacttcagttcaattggaattaatgatattaatccacagcttactcttgactgaacccgtagggtcacacaaatagtacgtaaacggatcaagtatttaatggcattaaatactccatctatggatattcggaatcgacggatcttggtttcagtgggagctaagatcgtcaaaggcaagtaaatgaatactccggaaacgatgatattgccggaaacggaattatggatcgtatcggaaatataaatattatccaagtcatagatgttgccggaaacggaaacatggtacgtatcggaaaatattatcggaaatggaaatattgccggaatcggaaatattaccggaaacggaaatattgtcagaatcggaaatattatcggaatcggaaaataattccggaaacggaaatattaaatatttgttcgaaacggaaatttattccggaattggaaatattaaatattgttcgtatcggaaataaattccgaaatcgggaatttaatcggaagcgtatcgtacgaactagcatcggacgaggcctgcaagacgaaggcccagcacgaagccgggccatcgcccaacaagccgaAGCGcaccaaacacacgctgccaagccacgccaggcccagcgcaaggccaggcccaacaatggccttggcgcgcgcgcgaggctgcgacgaagtgggctggcgctgtgcgtgggccgcaaggcctgcgtgcggtgctagggtatcactcgaagtgtgttactcgaatcctaaagctaccgggattcgtcatatgattaaatcctaatcctaataaagatagaatttgtttaatagagttttaataagattctaattaaataaattagtatcctaataggattccaagtcttccataactctataaataggtgcctagggtcacatatttacatagaggaTTGAAGtatcaaaggtaagattttcaagcaaaaatcagccacaaacacttgccctatttagccgaaatttatagtaccttaagggcgattctagttggtcaagcttaaggcggacccggacatactgtggactatctacggagggacgacacttggagtcctaaagacttgttcttgttcggttcgggcgcagctagggagggaacgctacaaagtgtatgcatctgaattatgttaaatgattatgtgtaaataatatgtttcctggctttatggtttttccgcatgatttatgtttattcatatgtatcataaactAACACTAACAACTATGGTGGGTCGTATGAACCCacttactgaaggaaatatgtccttcacccaaggtgcattaagtctaataccaaggttcagatttattgcgaacaattaattcagtgagatcaagtgatcggaacagctagctggagcaatgcttccgatcagtgagttctaatctatattaagctcacaacttactcttgactgaacctacaaggtcacaccaatggcatgtaacagatcaccggattaaatgaatcggaaattcatttaatagcttttcgggaattagttttggaaaacgtattatacgatatgaCCTTGCTTCGGAATCGTAAATTGTAtcacgaatattcgtaagctaggcgaaaggAATTATCGTattgtacgacggtgattcgtcgtatatgatacgataaataatagccgtaaggtattagtcgcgaatacgaggagcatCGGAGCttccggcccgtcgagccaagggCGCAAGGcacaacgagccagcgagctcgcgagcaaagctAGCAGGCCAGCCCGTGGCGTGGCACAAGCGTGCAGCAACACAAGCAATGCAGCAGCGAGCatgcgaggcccatggcccggCTGCTCGGCTGTGCgcgttgtgggcttcggcctgcagtgtgttgcTTGTTCTCGGGTCCGTGTGGCCGGGTGTGcaagtgtggccggtcaaggtcTTGtcttggccgaacccagaattcccaaattcgaagcgtaactatgatttttcggaggttttagtttttcgaacgcaaaagtttgtaaatttaagatgttaaattaagtatttgcgattcttgttgataaatcttgagtttttgattgaactacagtatatgtttaacaattatgaatgcctagacttgttaattatacaacctaatttgtaattatgattaatttgttgaaattcgaataatttagaattgatttgtttttcataattaattaataatttaattaggtatccatgattaaaatccaccaaaaaaattgttaatttatgataaattttaaatatttatgacctagatttgaatccatgttaatcggaaattaattgattaataaattttcgatttttcgccctaaaattatgaaattaatatgatttattaatttgtcattaattttgaattaaaaattttaaatttttatataacacgcccataaatcttgcacgcacaaagcaatggacgctacgtgttacccttaaggggtgttgtatagtgcgggcatgcgacgacgagcaagggagctcgtcgcccatgcggtacaatgcagcgagcaagagccatggcacacgagcacaaggcagcacgctgcccttatGTCGAGTGTTGTGCGTACAGTGGGCGAGTAGGCAAGGGCGATGGGCCGAGGCGCAAGCCAAcgagcagacgcgtgtgggcagcaagcgtgctgcgccacagcgcgcgctgccgcgcccagcgaagcaagcagacgcgaagcaagcaggcgcgacgagcgagcgggctgcgcgcagcgtggcctgtgcttgctgcgttgcgtgtggcctgcttgcgtggtGTTGTACGATCGGTCGAGGGGCgttaagcctcgtgcactcgacggggcttgggcgtaagcccaagtgctcgtcgtgttacgattgagtcgttttgaattttaatttgaaattttcagttcagaaataattttaattaattttaaaattaataatttaaattgttttctcagattttaattttgaatattataattattataaattcttatttatactaattattttactaaaattaaaccttgaattaatttaaattcatttaattcaactgaaaaatggattcaattataattgtatatgggctttaaattttaattaaatttgtatgtttccggttatactagaaatacatttttatgtttaaaattagtaaagcatataaatttattggtttaaggaCTGAATAATCGGTAGATTATTgttgcccttaattaattgctgcaaatatttatgtgatgcaaataacgtgtttttactaaccagctatgtgggccattcatgataatgaatgggtgaatggtatatattgtatatgtgttgttttgcaggttatgaagtgactagtatggcccaaataggatagaaaatatggtctgcgtaccattaatttgaatgtaattggtctaaagcaccaaatttgtttttccattcaaatatggtctgcgtaccatcaaatagttgtaattattttaattatagcttatcctatttgaagaaaatggcgcctcccacggtgaaattcaagacggagtttacaatccattttcaagatggactttgaagttgaagcttcaagatgaagtcgggccatactagatcacaattatcttatgcatgctttaagttatttattgcttttaaatatgtcttaaatatgcatgagattgtggcttgattatgttgcatgattaaggattttagttcacttaaaatctaaccaacatagtaagagccttaagttccaaacttaaaaattgagttaaaaggtgccataccaaaataacacttacttggatatcctttacatcgatcttagtaataggtttccgccatagcgaggtgttactcatggatactaaaggggtaaggtacacaaataattgtgagtacatgttagttttggtgaaactcaacgatataagtaaggagtccttttatgtcgtggaaaaatcgagaggtttacctaataagttcttagacgtacctatcaaccaagagtagtttctagactattagcaaaaggctttttgcttacctaaaagatttagaattgagtcaaaatacataatgtgcttaattcttcaatggtttttagggtcttggaatcattttatttacacctgccggaacaataaaatcgaataaaatgctaataacttgtttaaattgcatgatgctttaattttcaagttattactcatgataaatttttagactttgtatgcttcaatgtatgttttaattattgtttataattaaatatcttgcactgcaataaatccttttagaaaggtaacagtaaatttcctcgattggtagtgaatccaagaacgattcacagaaatgagagatgtgagcaatttaaaatgtacgtttcttttagcgacttttatggttgttttcgagtatcaaagtcgaatggaaaaccgattggtgcttgtgcaTTCAAAATacgatgtagttttgagatcataaagcattgagtttaaacgctcagccttaccaatggttaacaacctaatatctttgtccatttaattctcgaatgagtctagtccctagacattcgaatagatcgatgcttagagaactttagaagcttctggtaagattatctagttgaaacaaaatattcaacataaattaaatggtaagaaccttgttggagtgacattggacacactactacaaaaatgggcaaagagatctCAAATAAAAGACCCATTATTtgaataacgggtctctttgatATGCGAGATCTAATATCCTAAATAACGGGTCTCTAATATGCATTTGAGCCCACTAGTATACCGTGTGAAAAAGAAAATCAGAGATAACAGACCCCTTATGTCTGTCTACGGGTCTCAAGTCACATTAGGGCCCACCAATTTTTCGCTTCAAAAAAATATGCGAGACCCCTTAACTGGATACACGGGTCTCTTATCTCAaccaaaactaaaaataaataaaatttaggtGACCATCCGCCCTTTCATAGTTTCGTTGCACACAATGACACAATCTCTCTCCTCAAGACTCAAATCATTTTGAGTTTCCatctccttctctctctctttgTAGAAACTGCAACTATGGTTTATATCTTTCATCCTCTatttctcttcctctctcttctctcttcaTATTTCACTAATCTAATTTAAATGACCTGTAACATTAGATCATTTGCGTTGGAAAATGGATGAATCGCAATGGCTATTCAAACACCGATTGCTGTCTCTCTTCCATCCAACAATCCCTGCCTTCGTTGGTATGTTTTCTACTTCGGGTTttaaaaaattagggttcttgtaTGAGCAGTTAAGTTAGGTTTTCTAATTAGGACAAATAGGTTGTTATTGTTTGTTTATTGAGTAGGGATTTGAATGttgttaatttcttggattCTAATGATTTTAGATGATTTATTTGATTGttattaagtaatggaatttataTTATTTGAGTTTCACACCAAGTGTTTGATGAAATGcccaattattttttgtatgtttgataATTTTGGATATCCAATATATGAACCACCGTGTTGGTCCTCTTTGCTCTTTGCTCTTTGCTCTCTGCCAATTTCCTTCTATGACTCACCAACGACAAATCAAGTTTTTTTAGTTTGTATTTTTTGAGTTGTCGACTCTATGGTTTTAAATTCAATTAGTTGAATTGTGAAAATTTAGGTATGAGAAAGATAAGATGAAATGGATTATTACAATTGAGCTAGCTGGAAATTCTAGAATGCTTGAGCAATTTCGTACGTGTTGGCTTAAAGATCATTGACAAAACGAAAGAGGTATCTTCATAATTTCCAAATTTGCACAAGGTCAAGTAATGATACAACTCAAGCGAACCAATTCACAATTTCATTGAATGGGTTTTACCATTTTTATATACTTGGTTGAATTAGTTTTAGATACAATAAATGAATTGTGACACAAAAATAGAATTGTTTATAATTAGTTGTCTACTGTATTGTCAAATTTCTATTAGAGCAGGAGTAATCAAATATTTTGTAAACCGAGTTTTTGACTATGCTGTGATTGGAAATATATATTGTTTCATTGTTATAGGGATGTAGTAGTATCGTTTCTATGAGTAGTTTTATTTTCTTGTATTATCAACTTATTATTTCCTTATGAGTGCGTACTTACGACAATTTATGCATTCTGATCCATTAAATATTTATATATCTTGCCTTATAGTTAAAATTTCTGTAAGCTCATATTTTGGTTCTTATTTGCAGAAACACTGGAGAAACCTAGATTTGTAAAGCTTAGCTCTCATAATTGAGTGCCCTGATCTTGGAAATGCACGCATTGTAGTGACTGGAGGTTGAGGTTTAAACAGTTCCGAGAACTTCAAGATGATGGAGAAGCTGGCTGAGAAACTTGATATAAATGCATAAATCTGGTAATTGTTATGGAGAAAGTTGGTGGTCGAGGTTTAAAAACTTCCAGGAATTTCAAGATGATCGAGAAGCTTACTGGGAAACTTGATGCAGCAGGTAGTTTAAAACATTTATTCAACTTAACAGCATAAGTATAggaattattatatatatagatagTTTTGGTGTCACGTGCTTGAATCGAGTATAATACATTTGTCCCCTTTTAAATCTGTTTTCCCTCTTGAGTTCAATACTTGACTATACCCTGTTTGCTGCCTTTTCTAGTTAAAGC
This Spinacia oleracea cultivar Varoflay chromosome 6, BTI_SOV_V1, whole genome shotgun sequence DNA region includes the following protein-coding sequences:
- the LOC110804877 gene encoding CO(2)-response secreted protease, with the protein product MSLKISLSSLLFFYFVFFISSHYKETDASMASKNGNVYIVYMGDNKNNNDMLLNSLLRRNKNALVYRYKNGFSGFAARLTDLEVRQLSEHPGVVSVFPDPMLQLHTTRSWDFLQYETSVLIYSQPRFNAPLLASKGSDTIIGILDTGIWPESESFRDTGMDLIPSRWKGKCMDGENFTSSDCNKKLIGARYYKDEDSDTKIQSARDQIGHGTHVASTAAGVSVENASYYGLANGAARGGSPTSHIAMYRVCFSDGCPGSAILAAFDDAIADGVDLLSLSLGASSAFTPDFSTDPIAIGAFHAVQKGITVLCSAGNDGPSPQSVVNVAPWIITIAATTIDRDLQSDVVLGNNKVIKGESINFSELGNSPKYPLISGVAAKTKSATEDEARNCYPDSIDAEKIKGKIVLCQHPDKSRYSMRAKLTVVKNGGGVGIIIINDKTRLVASNSGTFPMTVITTEDSAEILAYMNATENSVATILATKTVPTFKPAPTLAYFSARGPSAGLNNLLKPDIAAPGVNILAAWIANDKSGETTPEGKEPPEFNLLSGTSMACPHAAGIAANIKSQNPTWSPAAIRSSMITTAIQTNNLKQPITTQTGEDATPYDFGAGEVSPTGGIQPGLVYDIDPTDYLQFLCYYGYDTSTIKLIAAQLPSGFSCPKNSSADMISNINYPSIAVSINATTGPVTVKRTVTNVDNDEATIYTVLIDKPAGLEVNVSPNQLKFTADANKLSYEVTFSPPSSVKGNMFGAVTWTNNKYKVRSPFVVSLNGV